The Nicotiana sylvestris chromosome 6, ASM39365v2, whole genome shotgun sequence genomic sequence CTGAAGTCCAGTAAGAGCTAGGTCTCGTCCATTGCAGTAAGCAGTCTAGGAATTGTATGAATGGCTTTGTTCTTACTACATGCAACGTTTTGTGTTGTAATCTGGCCAACAAgtgttcttccttttcttttgttcgaCTTAAAAAAGAAAGCTATTCATATGACCGCTGAAAAGTCACTGAATTAGTAATATGTTCTGGGATAGGAAGTTCACGTAGTTGCTTGAGGTTAAAGTTATGCTCTAGTTTCTTATGTTTTGATCCTTATGCAGGCCAGTTCAGTTCATCTTGGGGCTATTCTGGAGGTCTGAGGAGCTCAGATGTTACTCCAGAATTGAAGGTAAAGAGGACTAACCTGTTGCATTAATTGATTCTTTTTTTGCTATTGTGTTATTCTTATTCTAATGTAATATGTACTTTCTAGGCATCTTATGAATGTGACAACCCAAAGGAGTCTGAATCACCACGCTTTCAAGCTTTACTCCGGGTAACTAGTGCTCCTAGGAAAAGGTTTCCTGCAGATATAAAAAGTTTTTCGCATGAACTAAATTCCAAAGGTGTACGGCCTTTTCCATTCTGGAAACCTCGAGGATTAAACAACTTGGAGGTAATTCAACCGTTTTGCAAGGTTCTTGAAGTTTGTAAATGATCAGCATACTTTTTCAAATGTTGATCAGTATATTGCAATTTCAACAGGAGGTTTTAACAATGATCAGGGCAAAGTTTGACAAAGCAAAGGAGGAAGTCGATACTGATTTGCGTGTTTTCGCAGCAGATCTGGTTGGAGTTCTAGAAAAAAATGCCGAAACTCATCCAGAATGGCAGGAAACTATTGAAGATTTGCTGGTTTTGGCTCGGAGATGTGCAATGACATCTCCTGGGGAGTTTTGGCTTCAGTGTGAGGGCATCGTTCAGGAACTTGATGATAGACGCCAGGAACTCCCCATGGGTACACTAAAGCAGCTGCACACTAGAATGCTGTTTATACTTACAAGGTGCACAAGATTGCTTCAGTTTCACAAGGAAAGTGGATTTGCTGAGGATGAATCTCTATTTCAGCTTCGTCAATCATTGCAGCCTGTAGAGAAACGAAGAGATGGAAAGATTTCTGGTCCTCTGAAGTTCCCAAAGTTGCCTCCTACAAAAAAATCTTACAGTCAGGAACAACATGGCTCTGAATGGAAGAGAGATCAAGCTGTACAGCCAGGTAACTTTCAGACCTCAGAAGCTGAAACTGCAAAAAAATTGGATTCTCCAGGCAGTAGGAATCGAATGGCATCTTGGAAGAAATTTCCAACTCCAGCAGGAAAAAGTCCCAAAGAAGCTTCTCCAATCAAAGAGGAGAACATTGATAGCAATATTGAATCTACGAAGCTATTGCTGGATAAAAGAGGCCCTTCTGATGATCTAGCTACTGTTAAGCATCCTGATCTTTCTTCTGCTAGGGATTCACATGCACACTCCTCAGTTCCTTCCAAACACCACCGTAAAGTTTCCTGGGGTTACTGGGGTGATCAACCAGGTGTTTCTGATGAGAGTTCAATAATATGTCGTATTTGTGAGGAGGAGGTCCCCACATTACATGTAGAAGACCACTCCAGAATTTGTGCAATTGCCGATCGTTGTGATCAAAAGGGTCTAAGTCTTAATGAACGCTTGATAAGGGTTGCAGATACTCTTGAGAAGCTCATGGAGTCATTTGCACAGAAGGACATTCAGCATGCTGTTGGAAGCCCAGACGGTGCAAAAGTATCAAACTCTAGTGTAACTGAGGAATCTGAACTTCTTTCTCCAAAGCTTAGTGACTGGTCTCGCAGAGGTTCAGAGGATATGCTTGACTGTCTTCCTGAACTGGATAACTCTGTTTTCATGGATGAACTTAAAGGTTTACCTTCTATGTCGTGTAAAACCCGGTTTGGACCCAAGTCTGATCAAGGAATGACAACATCATCTGCTGGCAGCATGACACCTAGGTCCCCATTACTGACACCAAAGACCAGCCCAATCGACCTGCTATTGACAGGAAAAGGTTGTTTCTCTGAGCATGATGATCTTCCTCAGGTAGACACTACTATGATTCTTCAGTATGTTTGCTGCTTAGTTGTCGGCGATACGACTATAAGAATTCTATTGCTGCCAGCAGAGTCTGCATGCACTTGCATGTATTTTCTCTGGTCCTGTCTTAGAAATTGTTATCTAGCCTGAAAATTTCAATTTTGTGCTCTTCTCTTGATGCAGTCGTGGTGCTTCTTGTGGAAAGTTGATATCCTTATAGGTTATAATGTAAATTGATCCAGCGGCCACGAAATTGTTCATCATTTTGGCAATTTTTGCATGAAACTGTTTTTGGTGGCATCCTCTCCATTGACGTTTCTAGAAGTTGCAGCTTTTCTGTTAGGTCCATTAACGGAGTTGTCAAAtcctttttcccccttttttcttttcctctcgCGCATCAAAACCTTGGCCCGAAATGATTTTGCTGCTGCtagtttttcttcttctccttttcctccaCCTCCTATCCCCTCAAACATTAGTCATATTCTTATTCTTGCCCTCCCATGCTTCGCTGGATGAGACAATAGAGAGAAATGCAACAACAACTACGCCTCAGTCCCAAACAAGTTAGGGTCGGCTATATGAACCCTCACTTCTTTCTTTAAGCTCAATTCCTATTATcatcataccaaaataaaatcagAGCAAAAGTGAAAAGGAAGTTTTAtatataatagtaataataataataaaagtttcTATAACACGTCTAAACCTATACCCAACCAGTAGATATCACCTATATGGATCTTTACAATAGAGAGAGATGAAAGGgagaaaaagaaagtaaaatagaaaagaaaataaagagagaaacaCGAACAAAAAAGCACTTTGGCTAACAGTTCTGGGCTAAAACACACACTCCTTCCCATGCTGCTCTGGATGAGAGCATAAAAGGAAGatgaaaggggaaaaagaaacAAGAATAGAGAAAAAAACAACAATTAAAATGAACAAGTTAGCAGTCTGCTTAATCGTGCTGGGCTTGCTGCCGGCTTTTGATGGGTTCGATCATCCTTTCACCGGTTGGTCAGTTATAGGAGACTCTACATGCTAGCAGCGCGAATACTAATAAGAATATCTGATAATTTATAGTATTACCTCATTGACTGAGATTCTGGCGGATTGGATATTTGTGCCCAAATAAATATCAAAAGAAATGTATTCTGGTTTGGGGATAAAAAATGCTTTCATTTTCCTACTCTGCTAAGGTGCATAAGTCAAAAGAAATGCTAGTTCATTCCTTCTCCATACACGAATTTTCACTGTCCGAGCAATGGAGACGGAGATACAAAGCAATAATCTCTGACGTTGTGCTTTTCCTTCACCTGGCTATTCTCTTCCTCCCCTTTCCGATGCCCATTTTGCTCACGGAGCTCCCCACTTTTTTTAAAAGCTAACGATAGAGGATTTCGTACAATGGTTTAAATTTAAAGAGGTTAATACCAAAAAAATCTGTTTTATGGGTGAATTTCCAAAAGGTGAAAAGGTTAGTGTTCTCTGGTGGCTTTCTGTTTCACATTGTGAATATACAACTTGAGCATACATCATTTACATTTAATTATTGTCGTCGATGGTTTTAATTCTACGGGTGATAAATTGCCTAACTGTTGACTTCAATAGGTGCAGCATAACTGGTATCGACTTCTTTTACAATGcgtctttcttcttctcttttgtttaTTCGCCTGGAGGATTTTATTGACAGCTTCATGTTACTTTTCTAATTTTGCAGATGAATGAACTTGCCGATATTGCTCGATGTGTGGCAAATACGCCTATAGATGATGATCGCTCTTTGCCTTATTTGCTTTCTTGCCTTGAAGATTTAAAAGTTGTGACTGAGCGCAGAAAGTTGGATGCGCTTACTGTGGAAACATTTGGAACTCGCATTGAAAAGCTGATTCGGTAATTTGACCTTTCTTGTGTTTTATCCATATACTACTTGTACTctcaaaagaaaatgataaaTAGTAAGAACCATTAAATGGAGAGGGGCCTCGGAGAGAAAACAAAGGAAtcttgccatcctttttcttcttcttttttccttctaCTCCATCTTTGAAGAAGTTTGTCTTTATCTTGAGTTCACAACTATCCAGGGAGAAGTATTTGCAACTATGTGAGCTGGTCGATGATGACAAAGTTGATCTAACGAGCACTGTTATTGATGAAGATGCTCCCTTGGAAGATGATGTTGTACGTAGCTTGAGAACCAGCCCAATTCATTCTAAAGATCGTACGTCTATTGATGACTTTGAGATTATCAAACCAATTAGTCGCGGGGCATTTGGTCGGGTTTTCTTGGCGAAAAAGAGAACAACTGGGGATCTCTTTGCAATTAAGGTACTATAGTGATTTGCTGCTTGTGTTTTATTGATCAACATTTCTTGAATCATTCAGTATTTCCTTTTTGAAGTGATTTTTTGCGTGACCTGTGATCAAGCACACGTGGAACCCCCTTCCGCAATCCTGGTCCCAGGCCAAAGGAAAACCAAAAACAATATCTGTCCGTAAGGGATAGCGTCTTATCCCATGTCTTTATCATCTGTTTCTGTGCATGTCTCATCTCTAGCAAACACATATATGTGAAATTTGTGGGAGTTTATATATAAGGATTGTGTTACAATAGCATTACTTATAAAAAATAAACAACTAAAGGATCTTATGAAACCTCCATCTCCTATTGCTTCTGGTGATTAATGGAAAAATTGTCTTGTTATAAATTTACTATTTTCGATATCTACATGTGTATTACATGTACCTCTCTGAAAGGATGTCTCTGTGTGTTCACAAAGGGAGGATTAGGATTCCTCCCTTTCTAACTGTAGGTTTCCCAGTTTTATTTTTCATGGTATATGCTTCTTTTGTCATGTCTGTTGGTTTCTCTGATGACATCATCTACTTCATGGATGTTTCTGGTGTCTGATACCAAGTGAAAAACCAAACCATTCTGCTGTTCCTCCTGTAGAGAGAAGATGAGGAGCTTGTATAATGCACAACTTGATTATTCCCTTAAGCTATTGGGGATCAAAAAGTGTGTAAAAGAATCCTAAACAAAGAAGAATATATCACATTCCTCTAACTCTCCTAATCACCTAAATACATagagattttttttgttttttttgtgtgtgtgtgtgtgtgtggggggggggggagtccgggatccatttttttttcaatataaGAATTTGACATTAGAGGGATAGCCTAGTGATAAGGACCATCCTCCGCCttattaaataagaaaaaaggacCACCTTCCACCTTGGTTCGAGTCACCAACGGTCAAGGGAACAAATGTGGAAACGGTCACTGGCGGATCCTGGGAAGGAAGGTTTGAGTGTGGGGttttgtcatatatatatataatagctTCTTGCGATATATACATTCTTTAGTGCTCTTTCTTTTGGATAAGGTATACTCCAGTTATGCTTTTCCTCAAGTTGGAGTGTAGATATTTTTTCCACCTAGCTTGTGTATGTATGATCAGCTAGGTCCTAGAAATGATTTTGTAAGTCTGCTAACTGATTGTTTGATTTGACAGAACAAGTAGTAATACATCTTTACTCGATGTCTAACATGAGCTGGCAGAGGGTTAGACATTAATGTCTAACTTGTTTATACCAAGAGTAAAATTCATAAAGGAGGGGGATATGCTACCTTTTCTCCTCGAATCCATGTTGGTTAAAGATAACATGCCTTGTATTTTTATGAGGTTCACTTTAGTTCTAATAGAGGCACTAATATGTGGCCTTATGGAGAACTAAAAAACACAGTGTGAGTATTACCAGGGTTGGGAGTACTTTTTCCCCTTTACAAAAGATTGTGTACACTGTACAATTAAGAATTACATTTAATGACATTTTACGAGCCAAAAAAGTACTCCTTGGTTTCATTTTTTATATGGGGTGTTAACTAGGCACAGAGTCTAACAAAGAAAGACTTTTGACATATACCAAACTACCAAAGTACTTCTAGAACTTGTATTATAAGGCAAAAACTGCACTAAAGTACTTTTAAAACTTGTAATCTTAGACATAACATGACATTTGGCCCTAGGCCTTTGGGACCTTGGTCTAGTGATAAGAGTGCAACACATGATATGCGGGTTAGGCGCACCGCGCACGTCACAAGTTTGAACCATGTCACAGACAAAAGCCTAGTATTTAAATGGAGAAGCGTAGAGGGGCAGGCCCATGTTCGCCGAGTTTCGAACCATGCACCACTGACTCTTGGGGATTTCTCGGTTGTAAAAAAGATGTATATGCCGTGACGCTTCTATGGCTACAACAGTATGCCATTAAGGGCTTTCATATAAATTCAaggtgtcattctttttggaacaaacCACTTCACTTTCCTCACTAGTATTAAGGGGATGGTAGAGAGCGTAAACCACAGAATTTGCGGTGACAAGTCAAATCCCTTTTAAAAATGTGTTCTCACTTCTCATTGCTGTGGAGGGACAATTGCAAAACAATGAAAAGCCTGAAGTCAAAAACGTCAAGACATCTCATGGCCGTGCACACGAACAAAAAGAAATTCAAGGTTGTCAGACTAAATAAAATGATTTAAAGCACATCCTCGCTGCATGAAATTTCTCTGTATGATGAAAACACATCCCCAGTAGTCACGATCATGGTCTTTAAGCTGCTTCCATATCTGCAAGGAAACAAAAAGGAATATTTGAAACCATCAACAGAATAGTGGCATCTTTAGGCAATATATTTTGTCAGAGACACACTTATGCAAAGTAGGTAAAAAGACATGGAGATGATTGGCCAGCTTTCTGCTTGATTCTATCAGGTCAAGAAACGGAGATTTGATTACTCTGACAGGCGTGGTTCCCTCATTCTTTCTACTGTATTTCTTATGAATAAACATGCTTTGGCTCATAATTATCGAATTTTCAAACTTTGTTCATTATTGGGAAGAACTTATTGTTGCCATTATCCTAATGGGTAAAGTTCTAATCCTGGGTATGCTATAGCATATTTCTTTGTGGCACTCCAACTTACAAGTTTAGTTGCAGGTCCTGAAGAAGGCAGATATGATACGCAAGAATGCCGTTGAGAGTATTTTGGCAGAACGTGATATCTTAATATCAGTTCGAAATCCCTTTGTGGTGAGCATGCTGTAGTGGCAAAGCATTTTACTAAAGAAATGATTAATACCTTTTTTACTGATTGTATTACGCATTAGGTTCGCTTCTTCTATTCATTTACTTGCCGTGAAAACTTGTACCTTGTGATGGAGTACTTGAATGGTGGGGACCTATATTCATTGCTGAGAAATCTAGGCTGCTTAGATGAAGATGTCGCTCGTGTTTATATAGCTGAAGTTGTGAGTATCTAGGTCTCTGTCTTGCTCTCAAAAGTTTTCCACACTATGGTGAAACACCTAAATCTGAAGTTCTGAGGTGCCCAGGTGCTTGCCTTGGAATACTTGCACTCTCTGCATGTGGTTCATCGGGATCTGAAGCCTGACAATTTGTTGATTGCACATGATGGTCATATCAAGGTAAAACTTGCACCTGAAACAAACGTTTCTTCATAAAATTATATGTATTATCATATTCCTTGTCTTAGGTGGTCATATTTCATCTATCAGGCTTAGATATAAAGCTTAATAGGTAAAATTTGGTGGTTTTTTTTCCCAATCCACCTGGTTTGCTCTTACCCTATATCAGTAACTAGATGCCTGAAATCCAAGTTGTCAGCATCAGCTTTCTTAGCCATGGACGTGATTTGTAATCCTTTGTTTAATTATGAAATTTCAAGAGTGGACTTAGGCCGGGATTGTaaccatgttcatattttgacCACATATGAGAAAATGAAGGCCAAAATTTTTTAGAAGCACCATCATTGGTTCTTTTTGTGAGAACTAAAAGCACCCTCATTAGTTTGGCATTTTGATCAGTGTTATCAAAGAcgaaaagcgcaaaaaagctctaaggtccgttggggctttaagcgcaaagtGCAATTAAAGCGTGGACTTTAATGAAAAAAGGTGCAACtgaagaaaaagtaaaaatatgttTATGTAGTCCAAGACCAATAATTATAAGCATGAATAATAAATATATggacaaaaaaattgaaaataattatgataaagtgaaatatcaattgtttagtGTCTCCTTTTCAGGATTACACTCATTGGCAAGGAAAAGTATGGCTTTAGAGCCTTGATGTGACTGAAGTGCCCACAAAGCGAGGCGAAGCGCTCAACTTGTTTTGAGCCTCGCTTTAGGGCTTAAGCGCGCCTTTGACAATACTGATTTTGACGTCCATATTGAGCAAATGGAGGCCAAAATATTAGCTCttccgtcccaatttatgtgatggTGATTGATTGGGCATTGAGGTTAAGAAAGATAGAATTcttttttgaaacttgtggtctaaaaCATGCCATGAATATTTCTTTGGCTATAAATCatttcattaagggtaaaatgggaAGCTTAAAATAAGTTGTTTCTAAATCAAGGAAGACAGAGTAAAAAAAGGAAAGTGTTTCACATAAAATGGGAGAAAGGgagtaaaaaaatgaaaaaaggaaaagcTTAACTTTTTATTTGGATAATAGTTTCAGCAAGGTAGAGAAATGCTAGAGCTTCAGTACACCAATGCAGGTTCAGATAATTTTGTTGCAGTAAACATAGCTATTTATTCAAATAAATCTAACTGCAATTCTGAGATGATTACAACAGTGATCCAGATACCAAAGGAAACCTTGCACTACGACATAAAGAGTTTATATTTGCACAAAAAGGTCAACAGTTTAATGtaaaatagttttgaaaaatacTGCAATAGAGAAATTAGATGGACATCTAGTGTTTAAGTCAAGATGTTCCTTGAGGCCCCTGTTAGGGGTTTACAAATCATTCCGCCATTGCTATGTGCCTACCTGTATCCTTATTTTTGTTCCATTATTTGTTTGCTTATTTTTCTTGGGGCTTATGATCGGTATGCTGATGCTAATGTGTTCCTCCGTAAGTGTAAATCATAGAAGTGTTTCTCATGGTTCCTATTGACATAATGACAGAAGTGCAGCTTGTCAAAAAAAAAGCAAATTTGTCAAATCATGTTGCACATTGTTAATTGCCG encodes the following:
- the LOC104228091 gene encoding probable serine/threonine protein kinase IREH1, which codes for MVFKGRFFSSKKSDPSSPDGSSNNSPRSLGSNSPIRSDKKKSKSTSTSTSNSPITPSSISTFATKKKDVKGKESPSPSPTSTKNPAKEVGPTSVSVSPIVASSLGLNKIKTRSGPLPQESFFGYASRDKGNSLGASNLSKNVAGPSSSISGKKSVEKKSVMGSADNVRNSDSMSSESGHSREQSPRVPGPSRLQNGESSSEAGQFSSSWGYSGGLRSSDVTPELKASYECDNPKESESPRFQALLRVTSAPRKRFPADIKSFSHELNSKGVRPFPFWKPRGLNNLEEVLTMIRAKFDKAKEEVDTDLRVFAADLVGVLEKNAETHPEWQETIEDLLVLARRCAMTSPGEFWLQCEGIVQELDDRRQELPMGTLKQLHTRMLFILTRCTRLLQFHKESGFAEDESLFQLRQSLQPVEKRRDGKISGPLKFPKLPPTKKSYSQEQHGSEWKRDQAVQPGNFQTSEAETAKKLDSPGSRNRMASWKKFPTPAGKSPKEASPIKEENIDSNIESTKLLLDKRGPSDDLATVKHPDLSSARDSHAHSSVPSKHHRKVSWGYWGDQPGVSDESSIICRICEEEVPTLHVEDHSRICAIADRCDQKGLSLNERLIRVADTLEKLMESFAQKDIQHAVGSPDGAKVSNSSVTEESELLSPKLSDWSRRGSEDMLDCLPELDNSVFMDELKGLPSMSCKTRFGPKSDQGMTTSSAGSMTPRSPLLTPKTSPIDLLLTGKGCFSEHDDLPQMNELADIARCVANTPIDDDRSLPYLLSCLEDLKVVTERRKLDALTVETFGTRIEKLIREKYLQLCELVDDDKVDLTSTVIDEDAPLEDDVVRSLRTSPIHSKDRTSIDDFEIIKPISRGAFGRVFLAKKRTTGDLFAIKVLKKADMIRKNAVESILAERDILISVRNPFVVRFFYSFTCRENLYLVMEYLNGGDLYSLLRNLGCLDEDVARVYIAEVVLALEYLHSLHVVHRDLKPDNLLIAHDGHIKLTDFGLSKVGLINSTDDLSGPAVSGTSMMEDDESHLSASEHQQERRNKRSAVGTPDYLAPEILLGTGHGFTADWWSVGVILFELIVGVPPFNAEHPQKIFDNILNRKIPWPGVPDEMSAEAQDLIDQLLTEDPNLRLGASGASEVKQHPYFRDINWDTLARQKAAFVPESEGALDTSYFTSRFSWNPSDEHVYAASEYEDSSDDGSVSGSSSCLDNRQDEPGDEYAGIAEYESGSSVNYPFNNFSFKNLSQLASINYDLLTKGWKDDHPSNPNA